AGACTGTAGCTGATATTGACCACTTCGGCCCCATGCTCGCCCAACCACTCCAGATTGGTCACAAAGCGGCCGATGTTGTAAAAGCCCGCCAAAAATTCGCTGTCGGGAGAGGAAAAGTCCACATCGAGGAGCTGCGCCCCCGGCGCCACGCCGTCGAAGCGACCACCGATCTGATGCCCCACCATCACCGAGGCCACACCCTCGCCATGACTGTCTCCAGAGCGCTCCCCATAGGACAGGCGAACCAGATCCTCCTCAGGAATAAACTCCCCAACCACGGGAACCGGCTTTTCCTGATTCCAAAAGCCGTACTCACCGCTGTCGGCAAAAGTACCAAAACATTCAACTTGAGCCGTCAACAGTGAGTCACCGTTGGTATCCACGCAGAAGCGCACACGGTCGCCTTTTTTGAGAACCACAACCGCCAGTTTGGATTTTTGTCCATCACCATTGAGATCATGGGTGGCGCCGCTGTTGCTCTTAAGCGTCTGCTCATCCAGCACCCCTTCCCAGGCCTGATCGTAGTCTTCCTGAATGGCCTGAAAATAGGTTGAAGCCTTGTCTGCTGCTGTCACCAGGGTGACTTTGGTGTCGAGCAGATGACTGGTCCAATGGTGGCGCAAATACTTGCGTTTGCCATCGGTGGTTTTTTGCATGCCTGATCCCGAAGGGGCCACACCATCATCAATGACTCCTGCGATCACTCCGCGTCCGTCATAGGTGGGATGCTCCTTGAGGAGTTCCGGGATGGCAAAATCCCGCTTGGCGAGAAAGTAAATCTTCTCATCAGGCTTTTCATCCGCACCGGGAGCCACAGCCCGCATGGGAATATGGGCCGGCACAACACGCGAGGAAAGTGGTATCCGCAAAGTGGACAAAGTGCTTGGCGAGCCACTGAGATGAATCACGCGTTCGCCGGAGGCTGTGAGTCCCAAACTCTGGGCCCTTTTCTTCAGCTCCTGAGGCTCAGCCGTGAGCACCAATACGCCTTGTTGGGCATCGACGGTGAAATCGGCCGAAAGAAACTCCCCTAAGGGTTTTTCATCTCTCTTTTGCGAGGTACATCCGAACAAGATTTGCGACAACAAAACCACAAGACCCAAGATCTGGGCCTGACGACTAAGAATTTTAAGCATAGCATCCCCCAGGGACTTCCTACCCAATTTCCCCCGGAGTGGCCACAGGCAAATGGCCTAAGAAAAATTTCCCCTGCAAAAAGGTTCCAGGTCCTCAAGTGATATGCGCGGCACCAAACGTGACCTCGAAAATGAGATCATGTTTGGTGCGGCGCATATCACTTGAGGACCTGGAACCTTTTTGATCACTGCACCTCGATAATATGTCCGGCGGAGTACGCCCCGAACTCAGGAGCATACATGGCCTGGATGCGGGCTGGTCCCACGCGAAATCGACCGGCCATATTGGCCTTGACCCGATACTTGAGGGTGTACTCTCCCGCCGGCAACCACTCAATAAAGAAGTTGGTGGCTGAATCGCGAATTTCCTCATAACGGGCCAAGCCCAAATCCCAGGCCCATTTTGATAAGGCAATGCCTGGCTCAAGGCCCGCAGCCCGGGGATCACGCAAGTGGACGTACTCCATGGCCTGCTTACTCCTGAGCGATAGATGGACTTCCACTTCATCGCCCACCTTGATCCTCATACCCTTCTTAAGCGGTGTGAGGACCTTGCGCTTGCCCTGGGTGGCACGAACAAAATACTCCCTCTCCACCTTAAGAAAATCCCCGTCTCCCTTTTCAGGCAGCTTTTCCGTGGAAAAGTGCCAGGTGGCCGAAACAAAACCTAATGCCGGGTCCATCTTCTCGGCTTTAACAACGGACATTGCTTTAGGTTTAATTTGAGTTCCGGGAATCACCCACTGTTTGGACTTACCGGTGTAGTCATCAGGCTTAAAGATAAACTCTTTCTTCTCTGCTCCTGCCTGAAGTTTGACTTTTTCTTCGATACCAATTTGCTTTTCCTGCTTCATATAATAGGTCAAGGCATAGAGCACTTCAGCCGTGGCCCGGGTGGATTTCCAATGGCTGAGTTTCTTATTCAAAAACAACCACTGAACCAACCCATCCCTTCTCTCATCAGTTGGCTGTAGTTCAGTCATGGCTCTAAGGGCATAGGCATGGCCTTCAATGGTGTCATTGTACCACAGCCAAGCCCTGTCTTCCGCGGCCCAAAAAGTTCCTTCGTCTTCAGTGGTTTTTGACGAATCCATAATCGAGTCAAACACGAGTTTACTGTCCTGGGGACGCTTCATGCGCTGAAGGGTGAGAGCCATTTGCGCCTTGGTCATGGGTGCAATACTCTTCCAATGTTTAAAGGTATAATCGAGGATCTTTTCTCTTTCGCCAGGGGCAAAAAAGTTCCCAGTCCAGGAATCATCCGGGTAGGAGCTGGCCACGTAGTTGAGAAAGGTAAGGAACTCCACTCCGAGATCCTTCCATGGCTTTTCGCGAATATGGAGAATCAAATAATTCCAGGCGCGGACAATCATATCTTTGGGAAGGGTTACTCCCAGTTCGGTGGCTTTGGAAAAGCCATGAACCACCAGGAGAGTCATGTAAGGAGAGGGTTGCCCTCCTGGATACCAGGGGAAAGCTCCATTAGAAGTCTGAGCGTCTTTGAGTTTTCTCAAGGCACTCTCTTTTTGGTTCTTTGCCACCTTCGGATCAAGAACCTTGAGCAGCTCATCCTCTTTAGCCCGACCGCCTTCGGCCTCGGCCATCCAGGGGGTTTCCTCTAAAAACAGCAAACGATTTGGGTCGTCGGCCCGCCACTTTTCAAATTGAGTGTTGCGGCCCTTGGCCATCTTGGTCGCCATTTGTTTTACCAAAGGATGAGATCCAAAGACTTCCGTCAATATAGCCGTCGAAACAAATCGGTTGAGCGTTTGTTCCACACATTCATAAGGATAATTCACCAAATAAGGGAGGGCGGACAAAACCGAATAAAGCAACTGAGCATCCACTGTCATCACCAATTGCTTGTGAATCAAAGAGGGGTCGTCCCCTTTGGCCATATCAGGAAACTTTAACTCCCTCGGCTTACCCTTGCGTAAAGTGGCAAACCGTGACTGAAGGAGGTGCATGCGACTGGGAAGCACCGGCAATGGTCTCTCCTCTCCGTCGGTCATGCGGCCAGATTTGCCCTTTACCGTCACTCGAACCATTCCCAAATTGGGCGGAACAACCAAATCCATAGTCGCACTGGCAGATCCTCCTGGGGCCACCTGCACTGTCTTAGACCAAACCTTTTGCTTAATCCCAAAATCAGCGAGAAGGCTCTTACCCGAGGTCGGATCCTCAATTTGGGCGGTGAGAACAACCGAGATTTTTTTCTTCCCGGCATTTTGTGCTACGATCTTCATGCTTGCCCGGTCACCTTCGCGCACAAAGCGAGGCAAATAAGGGCGAACCATTAGGTCCTTCACCGTCTCCACCGTGGCCTGAGCGGTTCCACTCTGATAACTCTCAGTAAGAGCATGGGCCCAGACCTTCCAGCTGGTCACCGAATCCGGAACCTGAAACTCAAGTGACACCTGTCCCTGCTTATTCCATCTTAGGTGAGGCTGCCAAAAGGCGGTTTCACTAAAGTTTTTACGGACCTGTTCCTGAGGGACTTCTTCGACAGACTTAGGCGCACCAACCGATTGACCGAGGACTGCATTGTCCTCTTTTCCCAAGGCGCTTGACTCTTTTTTTGCCTTTTCCCGGAGAACCGGCGCCTCAGAAGGCTTAGCGGCCGCTGGTGCCGCCTCATCGGCCAGGGCCATCACGTCCTCTTCGGCCTCGTACATCATTCGCCCTTTACCACCGAAGCCGCCACCGCCACGGCTTCCCAAACCGCCAATGCCGTAACTGGCAAACTCTTTGAGGTAATCTCCATGAAAGGAAACCGGATTGCCATAATACCAACCATTACCCCACAGGGAAAACCCTGGGGCTCGGTACAGATGATAACTGAGTGGAAAGGAATTGTAGCTTTTCCCTGGAAAGTGACCGAGAATCGATGGCGGACTATGGGGAGCAAAAGCCTCAAGACTGCGGTCATACATATAGGCCAGAAGTTCTCCAGCCTCAATGGCTCCCTTCTTACCAGGGGCATGAACCTTGACCACCCATTTTTCCTTGGACCCAGGCTCCATCTTCTTGCGAATCCGTTCGTATTCGACCTGAAGCTGTTTGTTCTCCCACGGAATATAGACATTCAAAGTCTGTGAAACGCTCTGAAAATCGTGGACAAAACCTGCCTCAACAAAGAAACCACCCCGCCACTCGGGTCCAAGGCTAAATTCATGTAGAGATCCTCGATTCCCCACACGGCGAACTTCACGCAAAGACTTAACGGAGTCCTGGCCAATAAAAAAGTTCATCGCTTGACTGGCTAAACCACTGTGAACTAACAGCTTCACTTTCTCACCCACCTGATAGCTGTTCTTCTCAGGGAGCACCACCAGCGGAAGATTGAGCTTAAAGCCTTTTCCAAGAACGAGAAAATCATGCCTCGCTTTGGCTTCCTTGCCGAAGCGATCGCGCGTGACATACTCCAAGCGATATGGCCCAGGAGGGAGGGGGTTGAGCAGGATCTTGCCCAAGCCATTGTTACCATGCTTGACCCGTCCCGATTGAACCATGGCTCCTGATTTCCAATTGAAAAGGACCTGTTTCCAATTGTAGTGGGACTCCCACCTTGCGTTTCTGAAATCATCAGTATGCTGGTAGGCATGGGGCTCTGAATTTGGCTTTTCAACTTCAGCCGGCATGGGGGTTTTCTTGGGCTGACGAATTCGCAAAATCCGATAGCGACCCTTCCCAGCTAAAGGCTTTCCATCCAGGGAACTTCTATTCACCTCCAAGGAAACCCTTGCTTTCGTATCGAAAAAGTTCTCCTTCTGCTGAATACGCGCCTGTACAGCCACAAAACCAACCCGGTAGGAACGCTGGGTACTTCGAGTTTCACCCCCCTCATCAGTAACATCTACCTGAATCCGATAGGTGTAAGACAACTCCTTTTTTTCGTCTTCAGCATCCCCTTCGGGGACAAAATCGATGACAAATTCCCCCTTGTCATTGAGGTTTGATTCACCGGCTGTGAGAATCTGCTCCTGTCCGCCTCCGCCACCACGCCAGTAATACCAGCCCCACCACCAGGGGAAGACCTTTTGTCGGTACACCGACCACTGGGCTTTACCGGACGTAACCGGCAAGCCATGGTAGTATTTCACTTCGCCCTTCACTTGAGCCTTGACATTGACCTTCATTGCTTTGGTTGACTCACCAAGCGTGACTTCAAATGTCGGCCGCTTGTATTCTTCTACCTGAAAGTAGGCCTGTCCGCCTCGACCCGACACTCTCTGGACAAGGATATGCCAACTCCCCAATATCCTGCCAGTGGGAACCAAAAACTCACCACTGGCCGTGCCAAACTCGTTGGTCTTAACAGTGACCTTCTCCACCTGTTTGTGATTGGTGTCGCGCAGGCTCACCTGCAAATTGGCATTGGCAAATCCCTTTAGCTGCCCCTCCTCCGCCTTGCCGCCAAAGGAGACGACCTTCCAAAAGATTTTTTGCCCCGGCCGATAGAGACTGCGATCCAGGTAAACTAAGTGCGCTTCGTGGGAAGCCCTTTGGCCGGACTCATAAAAATGAATTCCATTGTGGATCAATCCCAAATCTTCACCCTTTTCGGCAAACATATAATAGGTGTGACTTGGCGACCCCTTAATCCTGACTTCACCTTCCTTGTCCGTCTTGTAGGAGTTGGCCAGGCGGTGCCCCGTCTTCCAGTCAAACTGATAAAGGCGTATATCCACGCCAGCCATTCTCTCACCACTGTGGCCATTGAGAGAACGAATATGCCAGGTTCCATCTTTGGATTGTTCGCTCTCCAAAACCAAATCACTGACGATAAAGTGAATGCCGGAAACCCGGTTGCTCTCTTCTTGTTCGAAGTCGGCGTTGGCCGAGGAGACGATAAAGTAGTAACCCTTCTTTTGGATGGGCGGCACAACGTAGCGATCATGGCTGCGCAAGTCCTTCGTCGGCTTGAGAACCACCTCCCACTGAATGGGCGCCTTGTTTCTCTTCATGTGATCCTGGATCTGCCGCCGGTTAGGAAAAAAATTGTAGTCTTTTTCGGCTGTCGCCATTTTCGCAAGGTCAATTGGATAGGCGCGGAAATAAAGTTTGCTCAGGTTTTTGTAAGATACCTTGAGGGACTGCTTGCCTAGGCCATCTGTTAACATTCCTTGAACATCAAAGTGGGGAGCTTCGAGAGTCTTTAGGAGATAGTCACACAAACTTGCCCCTTGGGTGCCCCGGCCAATGATCACCCCTTGCTTGGCCCATCTCCTGGCTTCGATGAGGGCCTCGGGGTCCGAATCCTGAGACCGGGCTTGAGCCAAATCATAGAAGCCCTTGGCCTTCCAGGGAACTTGGGGAGCCGAAATCACTGTCTGCCGGAGAGCCTTCATCAGCATCTGTCGCCGGGAACCTGCTTCGGCGTGCTGATCCAAAAACATTTTTATGCGTACCAAATGTGCTTCAAGTGCTGCCTCGGTCCGCTTGGAATTCTGGTGCCACGCCTCTAAATCCTTCAGCAGGCGGGCGGCACGAGCCAGAGGATGAAGGCTCCGCCACTGATTTTGATCGGCAAACCCGACCGCTCCTGACTTAACCTCTGCCGCGATGTTGATGCGATGAACCTCGTTGCTCTCCTGTGGAGACCAAAAACTTGAATTGCGCAGGAAATCGACCCAAAAATAGGTTAAAAAGTCCCGCAGCGTCCCACGCACCGATTTGGGATAGTTGTTTTGAGTGATAAATTCTTTGGCTGCTGAAATCTCAGTGACTCCCCAAGTGAGACGGCTTTTCCACAGCTCCCACAGTTGATTGCCGATCTCACGATTGATTCTCTCCAGGCTCCATTTTTTTAAGTCCAAATCGGTGCCCGCATCGACGACTTCCCGTTGCCGGATCTCATAGCCGTAGCCGTCCACGTACTCACGGAGAGCATGAATGTAGTAAATCTTAAGCAGAGCCTGAGCCTCTATTCCGGTCGGCCATTTGCTCTGTCTTAGCGCCAACAATGCGGTTTCATAACCATGGAGGCCCAACTGCAGCTGAGTTCGCTTGATAAGCAGTCGCGCCTGCTCCAGTCCAGACTGCCGGCCTTTGCCAATTTCGGCCTCCAGTTGATCAAGAGCCGCCTGGTACTTTTGCTCACCAACGAGGCGTTCAACTTCCGCAAATACTCCCTGCTTAGTGGGCGGAAAACTCATTCCCTTACCCGAGGCCGAGTGACTAATCGCCACCGGTGTTGCCGTAATGATGGTGGTTATTAAGACAACGAGAGAGCTTCTGGTCCAGATCTTCATGGGCACACCTTTCCTTGGCGAGACAAAGATTCATGAGGACCACATTAAAACGCAAAATGAAGGAAAGGCCAAGAGAAGGCCAAATTTAGCGCAATGGCGACATAAGCCTATCACCAACAAAAGGAGTGCCTTTCAAAAACTAGCCCCCTTAATTATTGATCTACGAAACTGTGTGTTTCCTTTATCAGGGAACAGGTCCGATTGCCGAGCCATTCCCGGAAATCCGAATCCTCTGCCGTCGCGCTGGGCGGGAGGCTGAGTGACCGAAGGGAATAGGCTCGGCCGAACGAACTGCGGCGGCAATGCTGACGCAGTCCGAAGACGCGCCTGCGGCCGAAAGGCGCGTGAGGATTTGCGGAGGATGGTCGGCAATGGACGGATTTCACTGATAATGGGTTTCGTGGATCAATAATTCAGGGGGCCAGTATTTGGGCTCTAAGCCATTAACAAAACGGGTCGCTGCTCGGCAGACTCACAGAACTCCACCCCGACACGCCTGGTTTTAGGATCCTGCCAGCGCACCTTGGCCCTGACACCAAAGGAATGACGCCGGTGAGAACTCTTCACCTGAATCAGGATTTCATCGTCATAAATAGCATCCAAATCGCGCAGTTCAAGCTGAGCACCACCAAAGGAAATGTTGACCAGGCGAACCCGGCTGCGGCTGCCCTGATCGCCGATGACCTCCCCTGTTTGGTGGGTCTTATACCGACAGTGGGCACGGTGAAAAACAGGCTGGCCGTTGCCGAGCTTGTAGACCACAGCTGAAACATCAGGCATTTCAAAACGACTGTCGAGAATACGAATATTGGAGTAAGTCTTCTTAGACAGTTCCGAGCGCACATCATCTGAGATTCGCGGTGCCACCAACAAAAGGGGCACTGATTTGAAATACTCATCAATAAAGGCCAGCTGTTTCAATTGGGGACGGCCAAACACATCGAGAGAGAATACGATGGCCGAGAGACCAAATTCATCAATGGCCTGAAGCATTTGGGCCGGATGGGAAAAGGTTAGTATGTGAAAGGTTGGATTGGCCTGCAGAGTTTGTCTCACCCTGAATCGCAATGGACTCGGCTTACCCACAATTGCAATTTGATACATAAATCCCCCGTCAGATTTTCCCTACCCATGAGAATTGCAAAGGCTGTGCTAATCCTACAGCGATTAAACACGACTGCAACTAGAACCCTTTGGCTATTTCAAAATTTTTGGTTAACAGTTTGACATGGAGTCATTTTGATATGGGGCAAGTTGAGACAAAAAAAGAGGAGCAACAAAGCTCCTCTTTTTTCGAATGCAAATTTTAATCAGATGAACTATCTAGCCGTCGGGTTGGCCGAGCCTCCCGAGGGAGTTGACGATACCCCTTCGCGAGCAGCTCCATTTCCACCTCCAGACGATTTGCCTGCAGAGCCTGAGCCCTCAGACAAATGAAAGTCATGACGGGTCGCTGGGGTTGCTTTGGCCGTCGCAAACTCTTCGTCGGAGAAATCATCCACCTGAATGTAATCCAAGCGAAGTCTTTCGGCCTCTTTAATCAACTGATATTCAGCCTGATCAATTATTCCCTGCTTGCGGGCTTCTTCCACCAAGAAGCTCATCGGCTTTTTGCGCGGAAGCTTTTTGGCTTTGACAGCCTTCTTGATCTTTTTCTCAATCGGTTCAGCCAAATTTACAGCGGTAAAGGCGGCTTCAAGACGACCCAAAGCCTCTTCAGGATCCTTGGGCAGATAAATCGTATTGGTCAAACGGTCCCGCTGTTCACCTTCAGTCTGTATCAAACGGGCCACTTTTTGTCCCAAGCGATCATCAGGCCC
This is a stretch of genomic DNA from Pseudobdellovibrionaceae bacterium. It encodes these proteins:
- a CDS encoding PilZ domain-containing protein, with product MYQIAIVGKPSPLRFRVRQTLQANPTFHILTFSHPAQMLQAIDEFGLSAIVFSLDVFGRPQLKQLAFIDEYFKSVPLLLVAPRISDDVRSELSKKTYSNIRILDSRFEMPDVSAVVYKLGNGQPVFHRAHCRYKTHQTGEVIGDQGSRSRVRLVNISFGGAQLELRDLDAIYDDEILIQVKSSHRRHSFGVRAKVRWQDPKTRRVGVEFCESAEQRPVLLMA